One genomic window of Sphingomonas sp. C3-2 includes the following:
- a CDS encoding SDR family oxidoreductase, translating into MFQGKSYFITGAGGGIGRATAVALGAQGARVTLADVHEAGIEETAKLVRDAGGEAATVRLDVTDKAATDAALDAHAARWGGLDGAFNNAGVTLEGVHSEWGDAAIIERTLAINTMGVAHCMQAEIRHMLASGGGAIVNTASIAGESGAGGAGYCASKHAVIGLTRSAALRYATQAIRVNAVCPGVISTAMTAPIEADPKGAAILAQMQPIGRIGQPEEVASAVLFLLSDAASFVTGHPLAVDGGYLAR; encoded by the coding sequence ATGTTTCAGGGCAAATCCTACTTCATTACGGGTGCCGGCGGCGGAATCGGCCGCGCAACCGCCGTGGCGCTGGGCGCGCAAGGCGCCCGCGTGACGCTGGCCGATGTGCACGAAGCCGGGATCGAGGAAACCGCCAAGCTGGTGCGCGACGCGGGCGGCGAGGCCGCAACGGTCCGCCTCGACGTGACCGACAAGGCCGCGACCGACGCAGCGCTCGACGCGCATGCCGCGCGCTGGGGCGGGCTGGACGGCGCGTTCAACAATGCGGGCGTGACGCTGGAAGGCGTGCATTCCGAATGGGGCGATGCCGCGATCATCGAACGCACGCTGGCGATCAACACCATGGGCGTGGCCCACTGCATGCAGGCGGAGATCCGCCACATGCTGGCAAGTGGTGGCGGCGCGATCGTCAACACCGCATCGATCGCGGGCGAAAGCGGCGCGGGCGGTGCGGGCTATTGCGCGAGCAAGCATGCGGTGATCGGCCTCACCCGATCCGCAGCGCTGCGCTATGCCACGCAGGCGATCCGCGTGAACGCGGTGTGCCCCGGCGTGATTTCGACCGCGATGACCGCCCCGATCGAAGCCGACCCCAAGGGCGCGGCGATCCTGGCGCAGATGCAGCCGATCGGCCGCATCGGCCAGCCCGAGGAAGTCGCCTCGGCGGTGCTCTTCCTGCTGTCCGACGCGGCGAGCTTCGTCACCGGCCACCCCCTGGCCGTCGATGGCGGTTATCTGGCGCGCTGA
- a CDS encoding FAD-dependent oxidoreductase gives MTTTSPAQFDHVVDLLVIGSGAGGMTAAISAAALGAEALVIEKSDKYGGTSAMSGGGIWIPNSHLARAAGQVDDPEDAFRYVRALSAPNVSDEQIRTFVTEAPRMLEWMEENAGVRYMSVPYTDYHAELPGGKLGWRTHMACEIDGRLLGKDLDDLRDPSKAASLFGKISWTLMETQTLLFRTKGWQGTLAKMLARYYLDIGQRLRSSKDRFLSLGNALAGMLRLGMRRHKADLWLNTGMKELIEEDGRITGVVVEREGRTLRIGARRGVVLAAGGFERNAEMRRKFLPGSFDPLGSGSQVNNQGESIVAGEAVGAATRNMDSCWWAPTFRVPGEDSARLCTFERALPGCIIVNREGKRYQNEAASYHITGGDMVRAEAENGITNPSWIIFDAGYRNRYPMGPVLPLMPDWMLPGEVKQILVKARTIGELAEKTGMPVDALEATVSRFNENARKGEDPDFGRGHNAYDRYYGDPRFGPNPNLAPLVDAPFYAIPIHGGDIGTNGGLVTDAKARVLDTAGAPIKGLYAVGNNAASVMGYSYPGAGSTLGPAMTFGWIAGRDAMQANN, from the coding sequence ATGACCACGACCAGCCCCGCACAGTTCGACCATGTCGTCGACCTTCTCGTCATCGGCTCGGGCGCCGGTGGCATGACCGCCGCGATTTCCGCCGCAGCCCTGGGCGCCGAAGCGCTGGTGATCGAAAAAAGCGACAAATATGGCGGCACCTCTGCCATGTCGGGCGGCGGCATCTGGATCCCCAACAGCCATCTCGCCCGTGCGGCCGGACAGGTGGACGATCCCGAGGATGCCTTTCGCTATGTCCGCGCGCTGAGCGCGCCCAATGTGAGCGACGAGCAGATCCGCACCTTCGTGACCGAAGCCCCGCGCATGCTGGAGTGGATGGAGGAGAATGCGGGCGTACGCTATATGAGCGTGCCCTATACCGATTATCACGCCGAACTGCCCGGCGGAAAGCTGGGCTGGCGCACGCATATGGCATGCGAGATCGACGGCCGCCTGCTGGGCAAGGACCTGGACGATCTGCGCGATCCGTCGAAAGCGGCGAGCCTGTTCGGCAAGATCAGCTGGACGCTAATGGAAACCCAGACGCTGCTGTTTCGCACCAAGGGCTGGCAAGGCACGCTCGCGAAGATGCTCGCGCGCTATTATCTCGACATCGGTCAGCGCCTGCGATCTTCGAAGGACCGATTCCTCAGCCTTGGCAACGCGCTCGCTGGGATGCTGCGGCTGGGCATGCGCCGCCACAAGGCCGATCTGTGGCTGAACACCGGCATGAAGGAGTTGATCGAAGAGGATGGCCGGATCACCGGCGTCGTCGTCGAACGCGAGGGCCGCACGCTGCGCATCGGCGCGCGCCGCGGCGTGGTGCTGGCGGCGGGCGGTTTCGAACGCAATGCCGAGATGCGCCGCAAGTTCCTGCCGGGATCGTTCGATCCGCTGGGCAGCGGATCGCAGGTCAACAACCAGGGCGAGAGCATCGTCGCGGGCGAGGCGGTGGGCGCCGCCACCCGCAACATGGATTCGTGCTGGTGGGCGCCAACCTTCCGCGTGCCGGGCGAGGACAGCGCACGGCTGTGCACCTTTGAACGCGCGCTGCCCGGGTGCATCATCGTCAACCGCGAAGGCAAGCGGTACCAGAACGAGGCCGCGTCCTACCACATCACCGGCGGCGACATGGTCCGCGCCGAGGCCGAGAACGGCATCACCAACCCGTCGTGGATCATCTTCGACGCGGGCTATCGCAACCGTTACCCGATGGGCCCGGTGCTGCCGCTGATGCCCGACTGGATGCTGCCCGGCGAAGTGAAGCAGATTCTGGTCAAGGCGCGCACGATCGGCGAACTGGCCGAAAAGACCGGCATGCCCGTGGACGCGCTGGAAGCCACCGTCAGCCGTTTCAACGAAAACGCCCGCAAGGGCGAGGACCCCGATTTCGGCCGCGGGCACAATGCCTATGACCGTTATTACGGCGACCCGCGTTTCGGCCCCAACCCCAATCTGGCGCCGCTGGTCGACGCCCCCTTCTATGCCATCCCCATCCATGGCGGCGACATCGGCACCAATGGCGGGCTGGTGACCGACGCCAAGGCACGCGTGCTCGATACCGCAGGCGCGCCGATCAAGGGGCTGTACGCGGTGGGCAACAACGCCGCCTCGGTGATGGGCTATTCCTATCCGGGCGCCGGATCGACGCTGGGCCCTGCCATGACCTTTGGCTGGATCGCGGGACGCGATGCCATGCAAGCGAACAACTGA
- a CDS encoding SDR family NAD(P)-dependent oxidoreductase, with translation MTQTFEGKIAVVSGGSEGIGLATATMLAKRGAHVTIIARRPEKLEAAKAAIEAQGGKVDTVSLDISDAEAYGAAIADVAEKHGRIDCLVNNAPSVAYSAIADASLESWRQDFRVNAEAVFLGTKAAMASMAKTGGGSIVNISSTCGIRAAPGMASYSASKAALIQFTAVAAMEGARQGIRVNTIVPGQVNTPANQAFTDAAPELAERIADTIPAGRSGQPDELAEAILFLLSDAASYVTGVALPVDGGKAAQLYMPS, from the coding sequence ATGACGCAGACTTTTGAAGGTAAGATCGCAGTCGTTTCGGGTGGCAGCGAAGGGATTGGCCTTGCCACCGCAACGATGCTTGCCAAGCGCGGCGCGCATGTGACGATCATCGCCCGTCGCCCCGAAAAGCTCGAGGCCGCCAAGGCCGCGATCGAAGCCCAAGGCGGCAAGGTCGACACCGTTTCGCTCGATATCAGCGATGCCGAAGCCTATGGCGCGGCGATTGCCGACGTGGCCGAAAAGCATGGCCGCATCGATTGCCTCGTCAACAACGCCCCCTCGGTCGCCTACAGCGCGATCGCCGATGCGAGCCTTGAAAGCTGGCGCCAGGATTTCCGCGTGAACGCCGAAGCCGTGTTCCTCGGCACCAAGGCGGCAATGGCATCGATGGCCAAGACTGGCGGCGGCTCGATCGTCAACATCTCGTCCACCTGCGGCATCCGCGCGGCACCGGGCATGGCCAGCTATTCGGCGTCGAAGGCCGCGCTGATCCAGTTCACCGCCGTCGCCGCGATGGAAGGCGCGCGCCAGGGCATCCGCGTCAACACGATCGTCCCCGGCCAGGTGAACACCCCCGCCAACCAGGCATTCACCGATGCCGCGCCCGAACTGGCAGAAAGAATCGCCGACACCATCCCGGCCGGCCGCAGCGGCCAGCCCGATGAACTGGCCGAAGCGATCCTGTTCCTGCTGTCGGACGCAGCATCGTACGTCACCGGCGTCGCGCTGCCGGTGGACGGCGGCAAGGCTGCCCAGCTGTACATGCCCAGCTGA
- a CDS encoding nuclear transport factor 2 family protein, whose translation MADTELLARIDRLESLEQIRQLPARYALCLDMRDIDAMAGLFTPDVRVGRDKTGRDALRDYLDETMRVQFTGTSHHVGGHVIEFDSPDRARGVVYSKNEHETGPEWVIMQMMYIDDYVRVDGRWHFERRLPLYWYATDLNKPPIGDKKMRWPGREPYDGGFHKLFPSWDAFWNRKGAPEGPVAAPAPFDEFLKTMRGSADAPRVKVR comes from the coding sequence ATGGCCGATACCGAACTCCTCGCCCGGATCGACCGGCTCGAATCGCTCGAGCAGATCCGCCAGCTGCCCGCGCGCTATGCGCTCTGCCTCGACATGCGCGATATCGACGCCATGGCCGGCCTGTTCACGCCCGACGTTCGCGTCGGGCGGGACAAGACGGGCCGTGACGCGCTGCGCGACTATCTCGACGAGACGATGCGCGTCCAGTTCACCGGTACGTCGCACCATGTTGGCGGGCATGTCATCGAATTCGACAGCCCCGACCGCGCGCGCGGCGTCGTCTATTCGAAGAACGAGCATGAGACCGGCCCCGAATGGGTGATCATGCAGATGATGTATATCGACGACTATGTGCGCGTCGACGGCCGCTGGCATTTCGAACGGCGCCTGCCGCTCTATTGGTATGCGACCGACCTCAACAAGCCGCCGATCGGCGACAAGAAGATGCGCTGGCCGGGCCGCGAACCCTATGACGGCGGCTTCCACAAGCTGTTCCCGAGCTGGGATGCGTTCTGGAACCGCAAGGGCGCGCCCGAAGGCCCCGTTGCCGCCCCCGCGCCGTTCGACGAATTTCTGAAAACCATGCGGGGTTCTGCCGATGCCCCGCGCGTAAAGGTACGTTGA
- a CDS encoding alkene reductase, which produces MPTLFDPVRLGAIEMANRVVMAPMTRSRADDGDIPGDMVAEYYAQRASAGLIITEGAQPSADGKGYCRTPGLFNEAQVEAWAKVNAGVHAKGGRIVLQVMHVGRIASALNKDAGTRTVAPSAIQAQGKIFTDVEGMVPFDMPEELTTAEVAEVIAELGRCAKLAKQANFDGVELHCASGYLPMQFLSTGTNTRTDQYGGPVENRIRFAVEAIDAMAAEIGADRVGFRIAPGNPFNDLHDDNHPETYAALLDALDGKGLAYCHLVDMHLDWLDSRALLAKHWSGPTILNESIELPEAQELVAKGGADAVSFGRFYIANPDLVERFRDGLPLATFGSKALYAGGAEGYIDFPPHGADA; this is translated from the coding sequence ATGCCCACTTTGTTTGATCCGGTGCGCCTTGGCGCGATCGAGATGGCCAACCGCGTCGTGATGGCGCCGATGACGCGCAGCCGCGCCGATGACGGCGACATTCCCGGCGACATGGTGGCCGAATATTACGCCCAGCGCGCCAGCGCCGGGCTGATCATCACCGAAGGCGCGCAGCCTTCGGCCGATGGCAAGGGCTATTGCCGAACCCCCGGCCTGTTCAACGAGGCGCAGGTGGAAGCCTGGGCCAAGGTGAATGCGGGCGTGCACGCCAAGGGCGGCCGCATCGTGCTGCAGGTGATGCATGTCGGCCGGATTGCCAGCGCGCTGAACAAGGACGCGGGCACGCGCACCGTCGCCCCCTCGGCCATCCAGGCGCAGGGCAAGATCTTCACCGATGTCGAGGGCATGGTGCCCTTCGACATGCCCGAGGAACTGACGACCGCCGAAGTGGCCGAAGTGATCGCCGAGCTGGGCCGCTGCGCCAAGCTGGCCAAGCAGGCCAATTTCGACGGTGTCGAGCTGCACTGCGCATCGGGCTATCTGCCGATGCAGTTCCTGTCGACCGGCACCAATACGCGCACCGACCAATATGGCGGCCCGGTTGAAAACCGCATCCGCTTCGCGGTCGAGGCGATCGACGCGATGGCGGCCGAAATCGGCGCCGACCGCGTCGGTTTCCGCATTGCGCCGGGCAATCCGTTCAACGACCTGCACGACGACAACCACCCCGAGACCTATGCCGCGCTGCTCGATGCGCTCGACGGCAAGGGCCTGGCCTATTGCCATCTCGTCGACATGCATCTCGACTGGCTCGACAGCCGCGCGCTGCTCGCCAAGCACTGGTCGGGACCGACGATCCTGAACGAGAGCATCGAACTGCCCGAGGCGCAGGAACTGGTGGCCAAGGGCGGCGCGGACGCGGTGTCGTTCGGCCGATTCTACATCGCCAACCCCGATCTGGTCGAACGCTTCCGCGACGGGCTACCGCTCGCGACCTTCGGGTCGAAGGCGCTCTATGCCGGTGGAGCCGAGGGCTATATCGACTTCCCGCCGCACGGGGCCGACGCCTGA
- a CDS encoding nuclear transport factor 2 family protein, translated as MSDTEARLAALEAEVRALRDHIEIAQVIARYGPLADSADTLDGGMATGALWAEDGVYDLGGGWEGQGPAGIAGLLDNDVHRALVRDGAAHIPSAPRIVLDGDRATALNYTRVYKHENGTFSVWRVSVNRWELARGDAGWKIVRRTNRLLDGNDEARGLLRTAREN; from the coding sequence ATGAGCGACACGGAGGCGCGCCTCGCCGCCCTTGAGGCCGAAGTCCGGGCGCTGCGCGATCATATCGAGATCGCGCAGGTCATCGCCCGCTACGGCCCGCTTGCCGACAGCGCGGACACGCTGGACGGTGGCATGGCGACGGGCGCCCTCTGGGCCGAAGACGGCGTCTATGATCTTGGCGGGGGCTGGGAAGGCCAGGGCCCCGCCGGGATTGCCGGGCTGCTCGACAATGACGTCCACCGCGCGCTGGTGCGCGACGGCGCGGCGCATATCCCGAGCGCGCCGCGCATCGTGCTGGACGGCGACCGGGCGACCGCGCTCAACTACACGCGCGTGTACAAGCACGAAAACGGCACGTTTTCGGTGTGGCGGGTTTCGGTCAACCGCTGGGAACTGGCGCGCGGGGATGCGGGCTGGAAGATCGTCCGCCGGACGAACCGGCTGCTCGACGGCAATGACGAGGCGCGCGGGCTGTTGCGCACCGCGCGCGAGAATTAA
- a CDS encoding SDR family NAD(P)-dependent oxidoreductase, with translation MKRLEGKTALVTGAAQGIGRAIAERLAADGARVALCDMDVAAAEAAKASFENPDQHLAFKLDVTDSKAVDAVVAETASAFGTIDILVNNAGIGAAAGDGSDKFYAAMAERDAEIAEKGSSRKPVDQLIHMEDDGWRRVVAVNLDGAFFCTRAVVRVMAEKGNGGSIVHISSTSAASGEGSPHYVASKTAVIGLARQLARELAPRNIRVNAVAPGPTDTPIMQNISAEWRASLAAAVPLGRMANPSEVASVVAFLASDDASFVTGALYAANGGSYMI, from the coding sequence ATGAAGAGATTGGAAGGTAAGACGGCGCTCGTCACTGGCGCCGCGCAGGGCATTGGCCGCGCCATTGCCGAACGGCTCGCCGCCGATGGTGCGCGCGTTGCGCTGTGCGATATGGACGTTGCCGCTGCCGAAGCAGCCAAGGCCTCGTTCGAAAACCCCGATCAGCACCTCGCCTTCAAGCTCGACGTGACCGACAGCAAGGCCGTCGATGCGGTCGTCGCCGAAACCGCATCGGCGTTCGGCACGATCGATATCCTCGTCAACAATGCCGGCATCGGTGCGGCGGCGGGCGATGGCAGCGACAAATTCTACGCCGCAATGGCCGAACGCGATGCCGAGATCGCCGAAAAGGGCAGCTCGCGCAAACCCGTCGATCAGCTCATCCACATGGAAGACGATGGCTGGCGCCGCGTCGTGGCCGTCAATCTCGACGGCGCCTTTTTCTGCACCCGCGCGGTCGTCCGCGTGATGGCGGAAAAGGGCAATGGCGGCTCGATCGTCCATATCAGCTCCACCTCGGCCGCATCGGGCGAAGGCAGCCCGCATTATGTCGCGTCGAAGACCGCGGTCATCGGCCTTGCACGCCAGCTCGCGCGCGAACTCGCGCCGCGCAACATCCGCGTCAACGCCGTCGCCCCGGGCCCGACGGACACGCCGATCATGCAGAATATCTCGGCCGAATGGCGTGCTTCGCTCGCGGCCGCAGTGCCGCTTGGCCGCATGGCGAACCCGTCGGAAGTGGCTTCGGTCGTGGCGTTCCTCGCCAGCGACGACGCCAGCTTCGTCACCGGCGCGCTCTATGCCGCCAATGGCGGGTCGTACATGATCTGA
- a CDS encoding Lrp/AsnC family transcriptional regulator gives MTALRRTTNKDAAPHYQFDEIDRSIVALLRDNGRATNQQIAKKLDLAPATVSSRIKRMEAANALCVVAVSDFAAHGYDVLIELCIQVEKRSAAAVGEELAALPEVFAAHVVTGAHEIDLLIALHSLDELPELYGRISQIQGIRTMTPAIAVDTVKYEFDLAPLS, from the coding sequence ATGACAGCATTGAGGCGGACGACGAACAAGGACGCAGCACCGCATTACCAGTTCGACGAGATCGACCGATCGATCGTCGCGCTGCTGCGGGACAATGGCCGCGCCACCAATCAGCAGATCGCCAAGAAGCTCGATCTGGCACCCGCCACCGTATCGTCGCGCATCAAGCGCATGGAAGCCGCCAATGCGCTGTGCGTGGTCGCGGTGTCCGACTTTGCCGCGCATGGCTATGACGTTTTGATCGAACTGTGCATCCAGGTGGAAAAGCGCTCCGCCGCCGCGGTGGGCGAGGAACTGGCGGCGCTGCCCGAAGTGTTCGCCGCGCATGTCGTGACCGGCGCGCACGAGATCGACCTGCTGATCGCGCTCCACAGCCTCGACGAACTGCCCGAGCTTTACGGACGGATCAGCCAGATCCAGGGCATCCGCACCATGACGCCGGCGATTGCCGTCGACACGGTGAAATATGAATTCGACCTGGCCCCCCTTTCCTGA
- a CDS encoding Lrp/AsnC family transcriptional regulator: MAKPTLDDLDRKLIDLLAKDARVSNRQIAAKLDVTEGTVRARIKRLQQENLIRFTAITGITTLRLLRPFFVYVSADPAKVRPLAEEIAGLPQIHAVLTTLGRHNILVIGLFADLEDVMTTATQRIVELPGVYNVETSIAVSTLKYNPRVVRITGTPPHMDENDEEAEG; the protein is encoded by the coding sequence ATGGCAAAACCCACGCTTGACGATCTCGATCGCAAACTCATCGACCTGCTGGCCAAGGACGCGCGCGTCAGCAACCGGCAGATCGCGGCCAAGCTCGACGTTACCGAGGGCACGGTGCGCGCGCGCATCAAGCGGCTGCAGCAGGAAAATTTGATCCGCTTCACCGCGATCACCGGCATCACCACGCTACGACTGCTGCGCCCCTTCTTCGTCTATGTCTCCGCCGATCCCGCCAAGGTGCGCCCGCTCGCCGAAGAGATTGCCGGATTGCCGCAGATCCACGCGGTGCTGACCACGCTGGGCCGCCACAATATCCTTGTCATCGGGCTGTTCGCCGATCTGGAAGATGTGATGACCACCGCAACCCAGCGTATCGTCGAGCTTCCCGGCGTCTATAATGTCGAAACCTCAATCGCGGTTTCGACTCTGAAGTATAATCCACGCGTGGTGCGGATCACCGGAACCCCGCCGCACATGGATGAAAATGACGAAGAAGCCGAGGGTTGA